The region GTCAGCACCGGACGCTCGCGGGCGGTATCGGCAACGGCCACGCCGCGATATTTCACGCGCGTCACTTCCGAGAGCGGTTCCGCTTCCTGGTGGATCGGATGATCCGGCGCAGCAACGTAGACGTTCATCACCGAGTAGAGCTTGCGTGAGTTGATTTCCGACGAGGAGCGAAAATGCATATCCGGAGCGACGACAATATCGGCACGCCCCTGCTCCAGCCGCTCCCACGCCCCGGCCAGCACTTCAGTAATGATCGATAACTGCGTATTAGCTTTTGCCGCCAGCCGGTCGACCAGCGGAAACAGCTCGACCGTCGGCACCAGCGCTTCAGTGACCAGCGTCAGATGCGTTTCCCAGCCGCGCGCCAGCGCTTCTGCGTCGGTTGTCAGTTTATCGGCGGCTTCCAGCAATACGCGACCGCGCTCCAGCAGCATTCGTCCGACATTGGTGAATTTTGTTCGGTGCCCGGAGCGGTCAAACAGCACGACATCCAGCTCTTCTTCAAGTTTTTGCATGGTATAGCTGAGCGCAGAAGGCACACGTCCCAACTCATCCGCCGCCGCGGCAAAGCTTCCACGCCGGTCAATCGCATCCATCACGCGTAACGCTTCGAGCGTCAGCGCCCTTTCTTTGGCCATGAGTGTTCTCATTCAGGAAATTTGAACATACCGGGCAGAATATCTGGCTAACAATGCAGCGTCCATACCTTTAACATTGTTTTAAGTAAAGAGAGGTCGACAATTATGATTACTACCCGTACTGCGAAACAATGCGGACAAGCTGACTTCGGCTGGCTTCAGGCCCGCTACACTTTTTCTTTTGGACATTACTTCGACCCGAAATTACTGGGCTATGCCTCCCTGCGTGTGTTGAACCAGGAAGTGCTCGCCCCTGGCGCATCGTTCCAGCCACGCACCTACCCGAAAGTGGATATTTTAAATCTGATTCTGGAAGGCGAAGCGGAGTATCGCGACAGCGAGGGCAACCATGTCCAGGCGAAAGCCGGTGAAGCGTTGTTAATTGCCACCCAGCCCGGCATCAGCTACAGCGAACATAACCTGAGCAAAGACAAATCGTTAACGCGCATGCAGTTATGGCTGGATGCCTGCCCCGAGCGTGAAAACCCGCCGGTGCAAAAAATGACCATTGCCGATGTGGCGCAGCAACTGCTGGCTTCCCCCGATGGTAGCCAGGGAAGTTTGCAGCTCCGCCAGCAAGTGTGGCTGCATCATATCGAGCTTGCCAAAGGCGAAGAGTTGCAGATTCAACTGCATGGCCCGCGCGCCTATTTGCAATCGATTCACGGTACGGTACACGCCGTGACACATTGCGAAGCAAAAGAAGCGCTCACCTGTGGTGACGGTGCGTTTATTCGTGACGAGGCTAACATAACCCTGGTTGCGGATACGCCGTTGCGCGCTTTGCTGATAGATTTACCCGTGTGATAGTTGCGTTACGTAAGTGAGTAAATGAAATGAGCAGCACAATGAATTTTATGGCAGACCCTACACAGCAAACCCCACTCCCCGCCCTGACTGGATTCGGTTATGAAGAGATGCTGACAGAGCTGGAAGCAATCGTCGCAGAAGCCGTTGTCCGACTGGCGGAAGAAGAAGCCACCGCCTGACCCATAAGCCCCGGCGCATCAGACCGGGGCAAATCTCTACTGAACCCTACTGTCGTTCTTCGCGAACTTAGCACGCCCGGTTTCGCGCCTGAAACTGCCCCGGCGTGCTGCTAAAGCGCAGCTTAAATGCGGCGATAAAAGCACTGACATTATCGTACCCGCAGCGTTCTGCCGTCTCACTTACCGACACCCCGCGCAGCAGATGCTCCATCGATGCCAGGACTTTTGCCTGCTGCCGCCACTGGCTAAAACTCAGCCCGGTTTGTTCGCTGAACAAGCGGCTTAATGTTCTGACGCTCAAGCCAAAGAGGCTAGCCAGTTGCGCCTGATTTGCCGCATGGTGTGGCTCCGACAACAGCAGTTCAGCTACCCGTTTCGCCCGGCGATCCTGTGGCAGGGTTAACTGCAACGGCGTGCCTGGTGCTACGCGAATCTCCTCCATCATCACCGCCAGAAGCGATGCCTGGCGAGACGGGTCGCACTGCGTTATGCGTTCCATTAACAGCATCATAAACGGATCGGCAGGCCACACTCCCGCGAAAGCGGGGGCATCATCGTGGTTGAGTTGCAGGCTATGTCCTTCTACCTCGCCCACGCTCCAGGCGCAGTGGCGCATCTGTGCAGGAAACCAGCCGACAGTCGCGGGCGTTAGCGCCCATTGCGCCTGCTCCGTTTTCACAATCATCATCCCCCGCTGAATGCAAAACAGCTGCCCGCTGGCATGCTGGTGCCACGCGGTGGTGTGCTTGTTTTGATGCGTGAGTCGCTGCTTTTGTACGATTAACATGGCTGATAAACCGTATTTGATGTCCTGATGCGGCTAATATACCAACGCGGTGTAGCGATATCCTCTCTAACAGGCTCAAATGAAGATAACCATGATGGACATCACCCAACATATCACCCTGGCTTTACAACGCGTTGTTTGCCACCCTGACCATAACGAAGCGAAAATTCGCCAATTCTTCTCGCCGGATTATCAACAAGTTGTCGACGGACAGTCGCTTGATTTCACGGGATTTGTCGAACATATGGCGAAGCTCAAACATCTGACGCACGCCATTGACGTGACTGTGGTTGCCATTGCCGGGCAAAACAATGACGTATTGACGCACCATCTTGTGGCGGTGAGTAAGAAAGATGGCTCTCAGGCACACATTGACGTGTTTGCGCATTTCACGCTGGAGAACGGGCTAATCACCCGCTGCGAAGAGTTAACCCGGCTGGTGCGTGGCACGGCGCAAGATCGTTCACTGGGCAGCGTTAGATAACCACGTCTTGTTGCGCTCGGTCACTTCCTGCACGAAACGGCGCAGGATCTCCGCCGCGCCCGGCGCGGGCAGCACGCTGGCGACTAAGCTGTCGGCATCGGTGCCCTCTTTTTCGACATGCGCGCGATTCAAACGCAGCAGATCGGTCGCGATTTCCGGCGTCATTTCCGGGTGGAACTGCACCGAAATGGCTCGCGGCCCATAGCGAACGATCTGATGATTATCATGGGCAGAAGAGGCCAGCACCGATGCGCCTTCAGGCAGCCGCGTTACCGTTTGCCGGTGCGTCAGGTGCGCAGGGAAACTTTCAGACAGGTGGCTGAGTAGCGGATCGTTGTGCGCCGAGGCGTTCAAATAAACGGTTTTTGTCCCCGCTTCACGGCCCTGCGGATGGTATTCAACATTCCCGCCCAGGGCCCAGGACATCAGTTGATGACCATAGCAAACGCCAAAGAGCGGCATCTCAACCGCAATCGCTTCGCGGATCCATTCTGCGGTCTTCTCGCTCCACGGCAGCCTGTCGGAAACCATCGCCCATGAACCGGTAATGATCGCTGCCCGGCGCGCATCCGGGGCTGGCAGCGTTTCGCCTTCAAAAACGCGAACCACGTCCACCTCTTCAGGAGCACACCCGATAGCCCGGCAAAACCAATGCGGAACATCCCCGTGGGCGTCACGTAAAGGCTTCGGGGCATCCCCCATCTGAATAATGATCAATGATTTTTGTTCCATGACGGCAGCGACTCCCGCGATGCTAGTTTCAAAACCGTTTAAGAACATGTTAGCGCTTTTCGACAGCCTTCCGACGGGATATTTATTTATAAGGTTAGCAGTGCCAGTGCTTAACGGTACGGCGCGCGCAACAGCAAAAAGCCTGCAAATTGCCTCTATCAAAAAAGGTAAAACCCCGCCGAAGCGGGTTCTTACCTGCACAGTCGAAACTGACCGGTAAGCCGCGTTCTTTCATCGAAAACGGAGTGGACAGTCATTCAGCTTTAGCCGCCAGAAAGCAAAAACCCCGCCGAAGCGGATTCTTATCTGAACAGTCGAAACTGGCCGGTAAGCCGCGTTCCTTCATCGAAAACGGAGTGGACAGTCATTCAGCTTTAGCCGCCAGAAAGCAAAACCTGCCGAAGTGTTTTTTTACCTGAAGAGCCGAAACTGGCCGGTAAGCCGCGTTCCTTCATAGAAGGCAGAGTGGACAGTCATTCAGCTTTAGCCGCCAGAAAGCAAAACCCGCCAAAGTGTTTTTTTACCTGAAGAGCCGAAACTGGCCGGTAAGCCGCGTTCCTTCATAGAAGGCAGAGTGGACAGTCATTCAGCTTTAGCCACCAGAAAGCAAAAACCCCGCCGAAGCGGGGTTTTATTAATAGTCGAAACTGACCGATAAGCCGGGTTCTGTCGTGGACAGTCATTCATCTAGGCCAGCAATCGCTCACTGGCTCAAGCAGCCTACCCGGGTTCAGTACGGGCCGTACCTTGTGAACCCCTATTTGGCCTTGCTCCGGGTGGAGTTTACCGTGCCGCGAACTGTTGCCAGACGCGCGGTGCGCTCTTACCGCACCCTTTCACCCTTACCTGATCCCACTTGCGTGGGCCATCGGCGGTTTGCTCTCTGTTGCACTGGTCGTAGGCTTGCGCCTCCCAGGCGTTACCTGGCACCCTGCCCTATGGAGCCCGGACTTTCCTCCCCTCCGCCCGTCTCCCCCGAAGAGGACGACGACGAAGCGGCGACTGTCTGGTCAGCTTCGGCGCGCAGTATAGAGGGTTTGCTTGCGCCTGTCACCCTTCCGTCAACATTCCCACTTGCAAGGTGGCGGCAATATTGCGCGATGCGCGATAAATATTGTCAAACGCGCCACGAAACGCCTCTTCCAGCGTACCGATGCTGGTCAGCACGCTAAATACAGCGTCAATGCCGTACTGGTGAACCACGCCCACGTCGCTGGTCAAACTCCCGGCGATACCGATCACTGGCTTGTGGTATTTTTTGGCGACATGCGCCACGCCCACCGGCACTTTGCCGTGGATACTCTGGCTGTCGATACGCCCTTCGCCGGTCACTACCAGTGTGCAATCGTGAATATGCTCTTCAAGATTGAGCGCCTGCGTCACGATCTCAATGCCGCTGCGCAATTCCGCGCCGAGAAAAGCCATCAATGCCGCGCCCATCCCACCTGCTGCGCCGGAGCCCGGCACGTTTTTCACATCAACGCGTAGCGATTTTTTAATAACATCGGCGA is a window of Enterobacter sp. R4-368 DNA encoding:
- a CDS encoding pirin family protein, coding for MITTRTAKQCGQADFGWLQARYTFSFGHYFDPKLLGYASLRVLNQEVLAPGASFQPRTYPKVDILNLILEGEAEYRDSEGNHVQAKAGEALLIATQPGISYSEHNLSKDKSLTRMQLWLDACPERENPPVQKMTIADVAQQLLASPDGSQGSLQLRQQVWLHHIELAKGEELQIQLHGPRAYLQSIHGTVHAVTHCEAKEALTCGDGAFIRDEANITLVADTPLRALLIDLPV
- a CDS encoding AraC family transcriptional regulator, with the translated sequence MLIVQKQRLTHQNKHTTAWHQHASGQLFCIQRGMMIVKTEQAQWALTPATVGWFPAQMRHCAWSVGEVEGHSLQLNHDDAPAFAGVWPADPFMMLLMERITQCDPSRQASLLAVMMEEIRVAPGTPLQLTLPQDRRAKRVAELLLSEPHHAANQAQLASLFGLSVRTLSRLFSEQTGLSFSQWRQQAKVLASMEHLLRGVSVSETAERCGYDNVSAFIAAFKLRFSSTPGQFQARNRAC
- a CDS encoding nuclear transport factor 2 family protein, translating into MMDITQHITLALQRVVCHPDHNEAKIRQFFSPDYQQVVDGQSLDFTGFVEHMAKLKHLTHAIDVTVVAIAGQNNDVLTHHLVAVSKKDGSQAHIDVFAHFTLENGLITRCEELTRLVRGTAQDRSLGSVR
- a CDS encoding glutamine amidotransferase, which encodes MEQKSLIIIQMGDAPKPLRDAHGDVPHWFCRAIGCAPEEVDVVRVFEGETLPAPDARRAAIITGSWAMVSDRLPWSEKTAEWIREAIAVEMPLFGVCYGHQLMSWALGGNVEYHPQGREAGTKTVYLNASAHNDPLLSHLSESFPAHLTHRQTVTRLPEGASVLASSAHDNHQIVRYGPRAISVQFHPEMTPEIATDLLRLNRAHVEKEGTDADSLVASVLPAPGAAEILRRFVQEVTERNKTWLSNAAQ
- a CDS encoding LysR family transcriptional regulator, which encodes MAKERALTLEALRVMDAIDRRGSFAAAADELGRVPSALSYTMQKLEEELDVVLFDRSGHRTKFTNVGRMLLERGRVLLEAADKLTTDAEALARGWETHLTLVTEALVPTVELFPLVDRLAAKANTQLSIITEVLAGAWERLEQGRADIVVAPDMHFRSSSEINSRKLYSVMNVYVAAPDHPIHQEAEPLSEVTRVKYRGVAVADTARERPVLTVQLLDKQPRLTVSTIEDKRQALLSGLGVATMPYPLVEQDIAEGRLRVVSPEYTSQVDIIMAWRRDSMGEAKAWCLREIPKLFAGK